The following are encoded in a window of Sminthopsis crassicaudata isolate SCR6 chromosome 3, ASM4859323v1, whole genome shotgun sequence genomic DNA:
- the LOC141562589 gene encoding interferon lambda-3-like: MRTPQALPLLLCALMSGAISKSLAPTPSSLPPERNCQISHFKSLSPRELETFKVAQNAYEKIMIQTERKCSSRFFHRNWDLRQLPPSVRPLVLQAELKLTLDVLKAVTKPELDRVLAQPLQTLSHIYQEIQSCVTSRPSKEHRPPGRLKNWLNKLSEARKEPHNCLEAAIMLNLFRLLTQDLRCVAYGDLC, from the exons ATGAGGACTCCGCAGGCTCTCCCGCTGCTGCTTTGTGCCCTGATGTCAGGGGCAATTTCGAAGTCCCTGGCCCCGACTCCCAGCAGCCTTCCCCCCGAGAGGAACTGCCAGATCAGCCACTTCAAGTCTCTTTCGCCTCGGGAGCTGGAAACCTTCAAGGTGGCCCAAAATGCCTAC GAGAAGATCATGATTCAGACGGAGAGGAAATGTAGCTCCCGATTCTTCCACAGAAACTGGGACCTTCGGCAGCTGCCG CCGTCCGTCCGGCCCCTGGTCTTACAGGCTGAGCTGAAATTGACTCTGGACGTCTTGAAAGCCGTAACCAAGCCTGAGCTGGACAGAGTTCTGGCTCAACCCCTACAAACGCTCAGCCACATCTACCAAGAGATCCAAAGCTGT GTTACTTCCAGGCCCTCTAAGGAACACAGGCCTCCAGGCCGCCTGAAGAATTGGCTGAACAAGCTCAGTGAGGCCAGAAAG GAGCCTCACAATTGCCTAGAAGCAGCGATCATGCTCAATCTCTTCAGACTCCTGACCCAAGACCTCCGATGTGTAGCCTATGGGGACCTCTGTTGA
- the SYCN gene encoding syncollin, with amino-acid sequence MAPFLLPSLLLLALLRALPGTWAACPVPATLKPTEGPRECARLYEKSDAYYENCCAGAQLSLEPGVDLPYLPSDWYHKASSLVVGPRCELTVWSRSGKGGKTRKFSSGAYPRLAEFRLGIFGDWNNAIGALYCKCY; translated from the coding sequence ATGGCACCATTTCTCTTGCCTTCGCTCCTCCTGTTGGCCCTTCTGAGGGCTCTGCCAGGCACCTGGGCTGCGTGTCCGGTCCCTGCCACCCTGAAGCCCACCGAGGGACCCCGAGAATGTGCCCGCCTTTATGAGAAGAGTGACGCCTACTATGAGAATTGCTGTGCCGGAGCTCAGCTGAGCCTGGAGCCCGGGGTCGACCTGCCGTACCTGCCCTCCGACTGGTACCACAAAGCGTCCTCCCTGGTGGTGGGTCCCCGCTGTGAGCTCACAGTCTGGTCTCGCTCCGGCAAAGGTGGCAAGACCCGAAAGTTCTCATCCGGAGCCTACCCTCGGCTGGCGGAGTTTCGCCTCGGAATATTTGGCGATTGGAATAACGCCATAGGGGCTCTCTACTGCAAGTGCTACTAA